CAAGGTGGTCCATTAGTCCGAGCACGTCACCGGCAAGGTCCCAGTAGTCGAAGGGCTCGGTGTGAGCGGTCTGCCCCCAGCCCCGCTCGTCGTAGGTGACGACCCGCCATCCGGCTCCGCTCAGCGGTCCCACCTGGTGGACCCACATCTCATGGCCCATGGTGAAGCCGTGGCTGAGCAGGATGGCTGGCCCGTCGCCGCCGGTGTCCAGGTAGTGGATGGTCTGGCCATTCACGTCGGCAAAGGGCATGGCATGTCTCCTCTGGTGGATCATGTCGGTACGACTGGTCGACCGTACCGTCGGCAACGTTCTGTAGGTGAACCCGCAGTTTGGGAGCCGCGCAACACCAGGTACCTTGCCAGCAAGATAGCATCGGAGTACCCTCCGGACATGCCGACGGCGACCCTCGGGCTCCTCCTGACCCGCCTCGGGCGGCTGAACGAGCAGTTCCTGGCCGACCACCACCGACGACACTCCTGCACGTCGGCCGAGGCGGTGGTGCTGATGCTGCTGGCGAACAACGACGCCGAGGCAGTCAGCCCGACGTTCATTAGGGAGTGGATCGTCCAGACCTCGGGTGGTCTCACCGCCACCCTGCGACGACTCGAGCGGCGCGGCTGGATCAAGCGCCTACCGGACCCGGCCGACGGTCGTGGTCTCCTGGTCGCCCTCACGGAGGCAGGATCCGCCGCACACGACCTCCAGTTCGACGACCTCGTCGACCGTTACAACCTGGTATTCGCCGACATCGACGACGACGCCGGCCTGGCCGCCGTACGGGGCCTCATGCGGGGTTACGAGCGACTGCAGGGCATCGCGTCGAGCGCCTGGTGGAGGCACCATTCAGATCGGCACGCGCCAGGACCGGGGAGTACACGCCCATGACCGACAGCACGACCATGGGCCTTCGACTCCGACCACTGTCGGGACGCATCGGCGTCGAGGTGCTGGATGCCGACCTGGGGCTCCTGCTGTCCGATGGCACGGCCCGGCGGGAAGTTCACCGGGCGATGCTCGACCACCACGTTGTCGTCATGAGGGGGCTCCACCCGACGCCCGAGGAGCACATCGGCCTGGCCGGAGCGTTCGGCGACCCGGTCGAACCGGAGGCTCACCTGCCGAGGCACCCCGACCATCCGTTGATCTGCCGGTTCGACAGCGCAGGCGGTTACAAGGCCGACAAGTGGCACACCGACGGGACCTTCCGAGACGTAATCCCCAGCGCCGCCGTTCTCTGCATGCGAACCTCGCCCGGGACCGGGGGAGACACGATGTGGACGAACTGCTGCGCGGCCTACGACGACCTCTCAAACGGCATGAAGGGCCTGTTGGACGGTCGGAAGGCCCTTCACGAACAGACAGCGGACGCCAAGGCCGTCCATCCGGTGGTCGTGACCCATCCGGAGACCGGCCGGCGGCTGCTCTTCGTGAACGACATCTTCACCCGGGGCATCATCAATCTGCCGCCCGAGGAAGGCCTGGCAATCCTCCCGTTCCTGCTCCGCCACGTGACTCGGCCGGAGTTCACCTACCGGCACACCTGGGCCGAGGGCGACGTGGTGGCCTGGGACAACCGCAGCACGCAGCACTATGCCCTGTTCGACTTCGACGGCCAGCGGGTCGTTGAGCGGGTCCACCTTGCCGGTGGACCGATGACCGCCTGAGCCGGGCCTCGTTCCGGGGGACCCGTGACAGTCGGCTATCGCAACCCATTTCTGGCCAATAGCCAGAACCCCATTGCCCATGGCCGCTGCGACCAGCAGGACTGCACGCCCATCGCCGGGGCGTTGCCGGCCGGAGGCCCCAAGGTCGGCGAGGTGCTGGGCACCGGGGACTTGCAGCACACCTGGCTGGGCCCGGGTCACTTCGGAGGCCTCATCTCCGGCGAGTATCCCGACGGGCGGCGCGTCATCTGGAGCAACGGTCGCGAGAGAGTGGTCAAGCTGGACTACGAAACCCTCGAGGTGCTGTCCACCCTCGACGTCGGGGACGGCGATCCGTCCACGAGGGAGGAGTGGGAAGCGGGCGTCGCCGGGCTGGACGACCTGTCCGGCGACGAGGCCATCGGCCACGCCGTGGACCTGGCCTCCCGTTTCATGACTGGCCTGGATGGCGTCTACGCCCTGCTGGACCTGGACAACACGTTGTTCCTGGGCCGCAAGTCCTGCGCGGTCGCGTACGCCGAAGTGGATCCCGGAGACCGTTCGTCGGCGATCGTCGAGAAGGCACGCTGGGACAAGCCCGATGGGATCGAGGGCTTCTTCGTCGGGGTGAACATGACCCCGGACGGCCGACTGGTGTTGTCCACCGACCACGGCTGGCTGGTCAGTCTGGCCCGGGACTTCTCCGACCACGTGGCCATCCGGATTCCCGGCGCCGCCGAGGAGGCGGCCGACCACTGCGCCCGAATGGAGGCCCAACGGGGCAACACCGGCTACGGCTGGGTACGGACAAGCCTGTGCTGCGACGACGCAGGGGGCATCTACATCAGCTCGGTGGACCACACCCACCGCGTGGTCTGGACCGGTGACAGGTTCTCCCTGGACGAGGTGGATGGCGCCTGGAGTGCGGCCTACCGCAACGGGACCGGTCACGGCTCGGGCACCACACCGTCGCTCATGGGATTCGGCCCCGACGAGGACCGGTTCGTGGTCATAGGCGACGGCGACGAGGTGGTGAACATCACCCTGTTCTGGCGCGGTCGGATCCCCGACGACTGGACGCAGCTCCCGGGGGCCCCGTCACGTCGCATCGCCGGAATCGGGCCGGCCAACATGGGCGATCCGGCCCTGCCGGCCATCCAGACCGAGCAGTCGATAACCGTGTCCGGGTACGGGGCCATGACGGTCAACAACGAGCCGGGCTCCCGCCCGGACTGGCTTCCGGCCCGTGGCGCCCGACTGCTGTGCTTCTTCCTTGGCCACCACGAGCAGTACACGCCCTTCGGCCTGCACAAGTACGAATGGGATCCGGAGGCCCGGGAGTTCCGGGAGGCCTGGGTGAACACCGTGGTGAGCTCGCCGAACTCGGTGCCGTATGTCAGCCAGGGGTCCGACACCGTGTACACGTGTGGGACGAGGGCCGGCCGCTGGACCATAGAGGCGTTGGACTGGACGACCGGCGGGGCCCGTGGGCACTGGGTGCTGGGTGATTCCAGGTACAACACCCTCGGAGGCGGGGTCCACCTCGACGAGGAGGGGCGGGTCCTCTTCGGCAGCATCTTCGGAAAGACCCGGATCCTGCGCTGAATGCGAGGCAACCGTGTGACAGTGCTGCGGACCGGCTACAACAGACCCGTGGAACGGCCACCGGATCGGCGCGTCGAGGCGCTCGAAGCCCTGGACGGAGGGGTATTCGATGCCCTGGTGGTGGGTGGCGGGATAAACGGCGCCGTCTCGGCCCTGGCTCTGGCATCCCACGGCCTGCGGGTCGCCCTCGTGGAGCGACACGACTTCGCCTCGGGCACCAGCCAGGAGTCCTCCTGCATGGTGTGGGGCGGCTTCAAATACCTGGAGAGCCGCGACCTGAGGCTGGTAGCCGGCCTGTGTGATTCCCGGAACCGGCTGGCGAAGGCGTTTCCGACCCGACTGCTCGAGACCCGGTTCCTGGCCGCCCTGGACCACGGCGCGCCGTTCCCGCCGTGGTTCGCCTCGCTTGGCGCCGTGGCGTACTGGGGACTGGGAAGGCTCGCCACCCAGCCGCCACGGCATCGGTCCGCTGCGACCATTGAGCGCCTCGAACCGGCTGTCGACACCTCGATGGTGCGGGGCGGTATCGAGTACTCGGATTTCTTGCTGGTCGACAACGACGCCCGGTTCGTCTCCGAGATGGCACTGCAGTCCACCCGCCACGGTGCGGTCATCGCCAACCGGGTGGAGGTGCTAGCCGCATCACATGCCACGGACGGCTGGCGGGTCAGCCTGCGGGACGTGGCGGGCGGCCGCGATCTGGAGGCCACCGCGACGATGGTCGTGAACGCCGGTGGGCCGTACGTCCCGGACGTGGGCCGCCTGACGGGCACGAGCACCCGGCACCGCCTGGTGTTCTCCAAGGGCATTCACCTGGTCGTACGCCGGATCACCGACTCCGGTCGGATCCTGGCCTTCTACGACGACCACGAGCGCCTGTTCTACATACTGCCGATGGGGGACCGGTCGGTCATTGGGACGACCGACACCCCGGTAGAGGATCCGGCCGTGGCGGTCACCGACGAGGACAGGGCGTTCCTGCTGGCCCAGATCAACGAGCGGATAGACATGCCCCGGCCCCTGGGAAGAGGTGATGTGATCGCGGAGCGCTGCGGGGTGCGCTCCCTGGTGGTGGCGCCTGAGGGCTCCTCGAAGGGGCGGGACTGGACCGAGCTGTCCAGGGAACATGCCGTGGAGGTCCACCAGGGGCTGGGCGTGGTCTCGATCCTGGGTGGCAAGCTCTCCGACTGCCTGAACGTGGGCGAAGAGGTGGTCGATGCCGCCCGGTCGTGTGGGCTGAAGCCGATGACGCCGCCCACACGCTGGTACGGGGAACCGGGACGGACTGCCCGGCGCCGCTTCACGGAGCGTTCGGCGGGCCTCGGCATGGATCCCGTGGTGGCTGCCACCCTGTGGCGTAGGCAGGGAATGCGTGCCTTCGAGGCCCTGGAGCTGGTGGCCGAGGACCGCTTGATGGGTGACCCGATGGGTGGCCTCGTGCCGCTCACCGAGGCTGAGGTGCGGGTGATGGCCGACCACGAGCGGATTACCGAACCCGAGGACTTCCTGAGGCGTCGCACGATGCTGGCCCAGGTGGAACGGGAGGCCGATCTCGCCGCCGACGGTGCCGTGCAGCGGGCCCTGGGGATCCTGGGGGCCGCCAGTGGTCACCACTAGCATCGTGATGCGTCGCCTGGTCTGAACGGCCGGCCGGTTCGGGAAGCCGGCTTTGGTGGGTGAGACTGGCGGCGTGCAGCTCTTCCAGCGACGGCGGTGGATCCACCCGGACCATCTCGACGACGGGATGGCGGCGTTCGTCTGCCAGTTGGCGTGGATTAACGAACACACCGGCCTGGAGATGACCGGGTGGCGGCGTACCGACGGCGACCACCCGGGAGCCATTCTGGCCACTACCACTTACGAGAACCACGCCTGGTTCCTGGGTGAAGTTGCCCGCCTCCAGACGCTCGTCGACTACGGACCGGTCAACGACACCACGGCGGCCCTGACCGTCGGCAAGGACGCTTTCGAGCGGTGGGACGCACCACCGAATACGCCAGCGGACTGGCTGCCCGGCTGGTCATTCCTCCTGCAAGTCACCGCGCCGGAGGGAACACCGGCCTGGCCGGGTCAGGGCTGGACGAACGCCGAGGGCGCCGACGGCCGGATCACCTGGCTGCGGGATAGCGAATGGCCGGCTGACAACCGTCCGGCCGACGGGGCCTCCGGTGCCCGACAGGAGCGCTGGACACGCATCCACTGACCGACCCGGCGCCGTGGGCCGTTCAGCCTCCGGCGCCGTCGCTGGGCCAGGTCCAGTGGCTGGGGTGCCGCTCGTCGATCTCGCATTCGTGCCGGTGGTGGTGGTGCTGCCAACCGGCCAGGGGATGCAGGACCCACCTGCCCACCGAGTGGGCGATCTCGCCGGACCGGGCCAGGATCGGCTGGAAGGTGGACTGGCGTTCGACCGGTACGGCCTGGCGGACCCGCACGCGGTAGGCGAGGTAGACGGTCAGGACGGCCAGGCAGACGGCCAGAGACCAGAAGTAGGCGGAGGGTCCGAAGGCCTCGAGGGCCATGCCGATTCCCATGGGGGCGGCCATGGCGCCGAAGCTGGACGCCAGCACCAGGGTCGACGCGGCGGCCACGCGCTTCTCGGGAGTTACCCAGTCGTTGGCGAGGGCCACGAACTGGCCGTACAGAGGGAAGACGAACGCACCGAACGCCATGTTGACGACGATGATGGCGACGCTGGAGGCCGAGATGAGGGCACCGATGACGGCCAGACCGCAGGACGTGGCGGCCGTGACCATGATCACGGCGCGTCGCGGGTAGCGGTCAGAGAGGCGTCCGAGTGGGATCTGCAGGGTGATGGCGCCGATGACGGCAGCCGAGGTGAACAGCGTGATGCGGCCGGCACCCAGGCCCGACTCCGTACCGAACACGGCAGCCATTGAGGTGGAGGCCGCCTGGACGAACGAGCACAGGATGATGCCCACCACTGCGGCCGGAATGGTCCGGTAGAGCTCCCGGAGGGGCATCGGGTCGCTGCTCGGGACGGGAGCGGCCGTGGACGCCGAGAGCGTCACCGGCACCACCGCCAGCGAGATCAGGACCGAGGACAGGACGAACAGCTCGAAGCCGTCGGGAGAGCCGACGTTCAGGAGCAACTGGCCGATGGCCGTCCCACCCATCATGATCATCATGTAGGCGCCGAGGATGCTGCCCCGGGTCTCGTTGGTGGCCCGATCGTTGAGCCAACTCTCCAGGATGACGAGCACACCCGCGTTGCACACTCCGCCCACGAAGTACACGGCGGCCCAGGACGCGGGGAACACCAGAACGGCGTTGACGAGCACGGCGGTCGACGCGGTAGATGCCAGGGCTGCGAAGACCCGGATGTGTCCGACCGACGCCAGCGCCCTGATGATGCCCTTGGCGCCCAGCAGGTAGCCGGCGAAGTGGATGGCCATGACCATGCCCATGGATCCGGCGCTGAACCCCTCTGACTCGGCCCGCATCGGCAGGAGGATCCGCTGGAGGCCGGTTCCGACCTGCAGGAACAGGAATGCCAGGAACAGGGCCCACACGCCGAGCAGGGATGAGACCGCCGAGTTCCGGCCCGTGCCCGCCGCCGACCCCCCGGCCGGCGCGATGTTCACCCCAGGGTCCTGACGCCCCGACCCACATGGTCACCGAATGGGGTCGAAGAGTGGGCGGCCGCCAGGCTCAGGGCCCTGCCCAGCACCGGTTCGGCCATGGGTGCCACCGTGGGGCCGTCGGGACCGTCGGTCACGTGGAGCATCATGGTCTCCTGGGTGGCCGCCGGATCGGGATCCTCACCGGAGAACAGGGCGTGGTGTGCGTGGAGGCGCTTCTCGTCCGCGCCCAGCAGAAGTGTCTCCGTGTGGATCTCGGAGCCTTCCTCCACCTCGCGGAGGAAGCGGATACGGGTCTCCACGGTGTAGAAGGTCCCGTGGGCCTCCCGGTAGTCAGGACCGAACCCGAGGTGGTCAAGCAGGGCGTCGGAGGCGTCGCCGAACGCTACGCCGTAGAAGCCTTCGTTCAGGTGCCCGTTGTAGTCGATCCACTCGGCCGGTACGACGGTTCGCCAGATCCGGAGCGGCTCGGGGGATGCTGCCATCGACCTGACCTCCACAGTCCGGCCGTACCGACCACGACTCCGGGGAGGCCGCGGGCGATGGGGTGGTGCCACCAGAGGTGGCGCTGACGCGCGCAATCTACGACCGTGCCGGGATCCGGGACAATCACCATCCCGGGGTCATCGGACACACCGGTGGGTGTGGGCCGTTACCCCAGGGGCCCCGGCGGAAGGGTGGCAGGGTCAAGAACTGCCAGGGCGCCCAGGTCCGGGGCCGGACAGGGGCCGAACACCTCCTCGGCGGCTGCGGCGAAGGCGATCAGGGCGTGGTCGTGATCCCGAGGCGCGGCGAGCTGGACGCCGACAGGGAGTCCGTCGGCCGTGAAGCCAGCGGGAACCGACACGGCCGGACCGCCGGGCACTGTGATCCGCGAGCAGGACCGCATCCAGTGCGTGTACTGGTCGAAGTGGACGCCGTCGATCTCTTCCACCCACTCGATGCCGACCGGGAACGGCGGAACCTGACTGGTGGCGCTCAGGAGCATGTCGAAACTGCCCACCGCGAAGAAGCGACCCCAGCTCGCCCGTAGGTGCTGCTCGGCCTCGACCGCCTCGGCTATACGGTTGACGCCCATCGCCAGCCCGAGACCGATCTCGTATCGGGCCGTCTCCTTTACCCGGTCGTCGTCGACGAGATGGGCGAAGCTGAGTGCCATGGAGAGGCCGCGGAGGTCCTCGAAGCAGCGGTCGGCGCCGGTCAGGTCGGGGCAGGCCTCCACGATGTCCCAGCCTGCATCGGCCAGCATGTCCGCAGCATTCCGGGTCGCCGCACGCACCTCGGGATCCAAGGGGAGGTCCCCCAGATCGGGGGAGAAGGCCACCCGGGGCCTCTCGCTGGCAGGATCCGGGGCGACCACCTGATCGGTCATGGCGCCCAGCAGGAGCGCCACGTCGGCCACTGTTCGACCCATCGGCCCGGACATGGGTTGCCGGATCCGAGGATCACGGACCACGTCGTGAATGATGGCGCCGGAGGTGGGGCGAAAACCCACGACGCCGTTGAAGGAGGCTGGGTTGCGTAGGGAGCCACCCAGGTCGGATCCGTCGGCGACCGAGACCGATCCGCAGGCCAGGGCTACGGCGGCCCCCCCGCTGGAACCGCCGGCGCTCTTGGCGGGGTCCCACGGATTGCGGGTCAGGCCGTGCACCGGGTTGAAGGTGTGGGATCCCTTGCCGAATTCCGGGGTATTCGTCTTGCCGATCGAGACCAGCCCCGTACCTCGCAGGTGGGCGACGAGTGGGCTGTCTTCCTCGGGGATGTGCTCTGCGTAGACTGGCGAGCCGTAGGTGGTCCGCACGCCGGCCGTGTCGGCCAGGTCCTTGTGGGCGGTGACAAGGCCCCGCAGCGGCGCCCCGGCCGACAGCTCCGGGTCGTCGTCGAGGCGTCCGGCGAGGGCCTCGGCGGTCTCCCAGTCGGTGGTCGGGATGGCGTTTACCACCGGCTCGGTCAGTTCCGCCCGGTACCGGCAGGAGGCCAGCAACTCGCGGCAGGATGCCCGACCGGCGTCCAGCAGCGCCTTCTGCTCGGTGGCGGAAAAGCCGGCGAGGTCCATCGCCGGCGCACCCTAGGGCACACCGGTCGATGGACCGCTCGCCACCGGAACCTGAGCGCCGGAGTTCATGCCACCGGGAGCACGGGCCTAGTGGCCGTGGAGCTCCCAACCGGCGGGGACCGTCAGCCCGAACTCGGTGCAGGCATCGGCCACAGCGATGAAGAGGAACTTCCCGAAGGAGCGCTCACAGCCGATTAGGAACGACGGCTGGCCTCCCTGGTCGTCTCGTACCAGGTCGCAGCCCACGTTGCCGACCGATGCCGAGAAGACGGCGCCGTTCGGGGTCAGCTCGTCACCCAGGTCCAGGTTGCAGATCTTGTTCAGCACCGAGGTTGTGTTGGAGCCGCTGATCCGCAGCATGGCCCGACCGTGGGTGATGTCGATGACGGTGACAAAGCCCTCGGTGGGGATCGTCGCCGAGATGGCACCCGCCTGGCCAGCATCGCCGTAGATGGTCCACTCGTCGGGACGGGTCCCGCACACCAGCGCACCGTCGGCCCGGCGTTGGCTCCTGCCGTAGGACACGCCCAGGGCCGCGGCTGCAGACGTATCGGTGCCTGCCCTGACCTGGACCTTGGTGGTGGAGGCGGCGTCGGCCACCGTCACGCTCCCGTCGGGGGAGGTGAGCGGACCGACGTCCACCGGGCTTTTGAAGGTGATCTCAGACACGCTGGCGTGCTCCTTCGGGATCGAGGTGGGCGTGGTGCTCCTGGACGGTGGCAGTTACGCGCCGTCCGTCGGCGAGCAGCACGGTGACGGACGTGCCGGCAGCTGCCAGCGAGGGATCCACCTGCGCCAGGCAGACCGACCTCCCCAGGTTCGGCGACATGCGGCTGGACGTGATCCTTCCCATGATCCTGGCCGTGTCGCCGTCCACGATCTGGGAGGCCTCCGTCGGGACGATCGCGGGATCGTCGGTCTGGAGGCCGACCAGGATAGGAAGGTCACTCCGCTCATAGGCGGCCTTCAGCTCGGGCAGGCCGATGGTGTCCGGCTTGTCCAGCTTGACGAGGCCGCCGAGCCCGGCCGTCGGTGCCTTGCTGAGGCCGTCGGTGTCCTGGCCCACGATGTAGTGGCCCTTCTCGAGGCGCAGGATCCGCTGAGCCTCGACGCCGAACGGCGCACAGCCCAGGTCCGCGCCCTGCTCCAGGAGGGTCTCCCACACGTGGAGGGCATGGCCGGAGGGCACGTGTAGTTCGTATGAGAGCTCCCCGGTGAAGCCGATCCGCCAGATGATGCAGTCGGCCACGCCGGCCACCGTGCCGCGGCGCACACTGAAGTACGGGAAGCCGTCGCCCGAGAGGTCGACTCCCTCCACGATGCGTTCCAGGAGCGTGCGGCAGTTCGGGCCGGCCACGTTGATGCTGGTGAGTCCGCCGGTCACCGCGGTGACGTGCACGTCCCACTCGGGGTGGGCCGTCTGCAGCCAGTCCTCCAGCATCTCCCAGACCGCTCCGGCACCTGACGAGGTGCAGGTCATCAGCCAGTGGTCCTCGCCCAGGCGGGCGGTCACCCCGTCATCGGAGACGACGCCGTCCTCTGCGACCATGGTGCCGTAGCGGA
The window above is part of the Acidimicrobiales bacterium genome. Proteins encoded here:
- a CDS encoding MarR family transcriptional regulator, with the protein product MPTATLGLLLTRLGRLNEQFLADHHRRHSCTSAEAVVLMLLANNDAEAVSPTFIREWIVQTSGGLTATLRRLERRGWIKRLPDPADGRGLLVALTEAGSAAHDLQFDDLVDRYNLVFADIDDDAGLAAVRGLMRGYERLQGIASSAWWRHHSDRHAPGPGSTRP
- a CDS encoding TauD/TfdA family dioxygenase: MTDSTTMGLRLRPLSGRIGVEVLDADLGLLLSDGTARREVHRAMLDHHVVVMRGLHPTPEEHIGLAGAFGDPVEPEAHLPRHPDHPLICRFDSAGGYKADKWHTDGTFRDVIPSAAVLCMRTSPGTGGDTMWTNCCAAYDDLSNGMKGLLDGRKALHEQTADAKAVHPVVVTHPETGRRLLFVNDIFTRGIINLPPEEGLAILPFLLRHVTRPEFTYRHTWAEGDVVAWDNRSTQHYALFDFDGQRVVERVHLAGGPMTA
- a CDS encoding FAD-dependent oxidoreductase, with protein sequence MRGNRVTVLRTGYNRPVERPPDRRVEALEALDGGVFDALVVGGGINGAVSALALASHGLRVALVERHDFASGTSQESSCMVWGGFKYLESRDLRLVAGLCDSRNRLAKAFPTRLLETRFLAALDHGAPFPPWFASLGAVAYWGLGRLATQPPRHRSAATIERLEPAVDTSMVRGGIEYSDFLLVDNDARFVSEMALQSTRHGAVIANRVEVLAASHATDGWRVSLRDVAGGRDLEATATMVVNAGGPYVPDVGRLTGTSTRHRLVFSKGIHLVVRRITDSGRILAFYDDHERLFYILPMGDRSVIGTTDTPVEDPAVAVTDEDRAFLLAQINERIDMPRPLGRGDVIAERCGVRSLVVAPEGSSKGRDWTELSREHAVEVHQGLGVVSILGGKLSDCLNVGEEVVDAARSCGLKPMTPPTRWYGEPGRTARRRFTERSAGLGMDPVVAATLWRRQGMRAFEALELVAEDRLMGDPMGGLVPLTEAEVRVMADHERITEPEDFLRRRTMLAQVEREADLAADGAVQRALGILGAASGHH
- a CDS encoding MFS transporter encodes the protein MNIAPAGGSAAGTGRNSAVSSLLGVWALFLAFLFLQVGTGLQRILLPMRAESEGFSAGSMGMVMAIHFAGYLLGAKGIIRALASVGHIRVFAALASTASTAVLVNAVLVFPASWAAVYFVGGVCNAGVLVILESWLNDRATNETRGSILGAYMMIMMGGTAIGQLLLNVGSPDGFELFVLSSVLISLAVVPVTLSASTAAPVPSSDPMPLRELYRTIPAAVVGIILCSFVQAASTSMAAVFGTESGLGAGRITLFTSAAVIGAITLQIPLGRLSDRYPRRAVIMVTAATSCGLAVIGALISASSVAIIVVNMAFGAFVFPLYGQFVALANDWVTPEKRVAAASTLVLASSFGAMAAPMGIGMALEAFGPSAYFWSLAVCLAVLTVYLAYRVRVRQAVPVERQSTFQPILARSGEIAHSVGRWVLHPLAGWQHHHHRHECEIDERHPSHWTWPSDGAGG
- a CDS encoding thioesterase family protein, whose translation is MAASPEPLRIWRTVVPAEWIDYNGHLNEGFYGVAFGDASDALLDHLGFGPDYREAHGTFYTVETRIRFLREVEEGSEIHTETLLLGADEKRLHAHHALFSGEDPDPAATQETMMLHVTDGPDGPTVAPMAEPVLGRALSLAAAHSSTPFGDHVGRGVRTLG
- a CDS encoding amidase family protein; the protein is MDLAGFSATEQKALLDAGRASCRELLASCRYRAELTEPVVNAIPTTDWETAEALAGRLDDDPELSAGAPLRGLVTAHKDLADTAGVRTTYGSPVYAEHIPEEDSPLVAHLRGTGLVSIGKTNTPEFGKGSHTFNPVHGLTRNPWDPAKSAGGSSGGAAVALACGSVSVADGSDLGGSLRNPASFNGVVGFRPTSGAIIHDVVRDPRIRQPMSGPMGRTVADVALLLGAMTDQVVAPDPASERPRVAFSPDLGDLPLDPEVRAATRNAADMLADAGWDIVEACPDLTGADRCFEDLRGLSMALSFAHLVDDDRVKETARYEIGLGLAMGVNRIAEAVEAEQHLRASWGRFFAVGSFDMLLSATSQVPPFPVGIEWVEEIDGVHFDQYTHWMRSCSRITVPGGPAVSVPAGFTADGLPVGVQLAAPRDHDHALIAFAAAAEEVFGPCPAPDLGALAVLDPATLPPGPLG